The following are from one region of the Salvelinus fontinalis isolate EN_2023a chromosome 5, ASM2944872v1, whole genome shotgun sequence genome:
- the LOC129855082 gene encoding fez family zinc finger protein 1-like, with amino-acid sequence MDSALYHSAGIFGSPSATENFTAGGKMITPTKPLAFSIERIMARTPEPKSIPFPNLFHHTPVGRPEADPKQALNMTSSSLHCMIPFVPLAYEPGHKLNINGLDTSQFEASSYNSNELVGIGLNYKNEQPDVSPSVGQYKLFRPRVVNQSSFHAMGAVCYLNCGESACPPPASIVNIHPMASYFLNTPLQHARQRAFLAEKNKVSHCTDRYPSGVAFKDISQTQLHHYMKESAQILSDKLFKGSSKLNSACASGKPKVFTCEVCGKVFNAHYNLTRHMPVHTGARPFVCKVCGKGFRQASTLCRHKIIHTQEKPHKCNQCGKAFNRSSTLNTHTRIHAGYKPFICEFCGKGFHQKGNYKNHKLTHSGEKQFKCNICNKAFHQVYNLTFHMHTHNDKKPFTCPTCGKGFCRNFDLKKHIRKLHDLSGSKSPTTLVTCETH; translated from the exons ATGGACAGTGCGCTCTACCACTCAGCGGGAATTTTCGGCTCCCCCTCGGCTACTGAAAACTTTACTGCAGGCGGAAAGATGATCACCCCCACCAAGCCTCTCGCTTTTTCGATCGAACGGATTATGGCCAGGACGCCCGAGCCAAAGTCGATACCCTTCCCCAACCTGTTCCATCACACTCCGGTGGGTAGGCCTGAAGCAGACCCGAAGCAAGCGCTCAACATGACTTCATCATCACTACATTGCATGATACCATTCGTGCCACTGGCATACGAACCGGGTCATAAACTAAATATTAATGGATTAGATACGAGCCAATTTGAGGCTTCCTCATATAATTCAAATGAGTTGGTGGGCATTGGTTTGAACTATAAGAACGAACAACCAGATGTGAGCCCGTCGGTGGGACAATACAAACTCTTTCGACCGCGGGTGGTGAACCAGTCGTCTTTTCATGCCATGGGGGCCGTGTGCTACCTGAACTGCGGGGAGAGTGCGTGCCCACCCCCGGCCAGCATCGTAAACATCCACCCCATGGCCTCCTACTTTCTCAACACTCCGCTGCAACATGCGCGCCAGAGAGCTTTTCTCGCGGAGAAAAATAAAGTGTCTCACTGCACAGACAGATACCCATCCGGAGTTGCATTTAAAGACATTTCCCAAACTCAACTCCATCACTACATGAAAGAGAGCGCACAGATTCTATCCGACAAACTATTCAAGGGCTCTTCCAAATTGAACAGTGCTTGCGCAAGCGGCAAACCCAAAGTATTCACCTGCGAGGTTTGCGGAAAG GTattcaatgcccactacaatttAACGCGCCACATGCCCGTGCACACCGGAGCGAGACCATTCGTCTGCAAAGTATGCGGCAAGGGATTTCGACAAGCAAGCACCCTTTGTCGCCACAAAATTATTCATACTCAG GAAAAGCCTCATAAATGCAACCAGTGTGGAAAAGCGTTCAACCGGAGTTCaactcttaacacacacacacgaatccATGCAGGTTACAAACCCTTCATCTGTGAGTTCTGCGGTAAAGGATTTCATCAAAAAG GTAACTACAAGAACCACAAATTGACGCATAGTGGCGAGAAACAGTTCAAGTGCAACATCTGCAACAAGGCCTTCCACCAAGTGTACAACCTGACGTtccacatgcacacgcacaatgACAAGAAGCCATTCACGTGCCCGACTTGCGGCAAGGGATTCTGCCGGAACTTTGACCTGAAAAAGCACATCCGAAAACTACATGATCTCTCTGGCTCCAAATCCCCTACCACTCTCGTCACATGCGAAACTCACTAA